The following proteins are co-located in the Rippkaea orientalis PCC 8801 genome:
- the rpsC gene encoding 30S ribosomal protein S3, which yields MGQKIHPIGFRLGITADHKSCWYADSKRYPETLQEDRQIRQYITKNLSNAGISDIRIERKADQVDLAIHTARPGVVVGRGGSGIEQLRLGLQQDLGGNRQIRINVIEVQRVDADAMLIAEYITQQLERRVSFRRVVRQAIQRAQRAEVKGIKIQVSGRLNGAEIARTEWVREGRVPLHTLRADIDYAYRTAQTIYGILGVKVWVFKGEIIPGQEEIPMPVPSQTPRRQRRRQQFEDRSGEE from the coding sequence ATGGGACAAAAGATACATCCAATCGGGTTTCGCCTCGGTATTACCGCAGACCATAAATCTTGCTGGTACGCCGACAGCAAACGCTATCCCGAAACCTTACAAGAAGATCGCCAAATTCGACAGTATATTACCAAGAATCTTAGCAATGCGGGAATTTCCGATATTCGGATCGAACGCAAAGCCGATCAGGTTGACCTAGCCATCCATACTGCCCGACCTGGGGTAGTCGTGGGTCGAGGCGGCAGTGGCATCGAGCAATTACGCCTCGGTTTACAGCAGGATTTAGGCGGAAACCGCCAAATTCGCATTAATGTCATCGAAGTCCAGCGTGTTGATGCCGATGCCATGTTAATTGCCGAATACATCACCCAACAACTTGAAAGACGGGTTTCCTTCCGTCGCGTTGTTCGCCAAGCCATTCAACGGGCTCAACGGGCAGAAGTTAAGGGGATCAAAATTCAAGTCAGTGGTCGCCTCAACGGGGCTGAAATTGCACGGACAGAATGGGTCAGAGAAGGACGAGTTCCCCTCCATACCCTACGCGCCGACATTGACTATGCCTACCGTACGGCTCAAACCATTTACGGGATTTTAGGCGTGAAAGTCTGGGTCTTCAAAGGAGAAATTATTCCCGGTCAAGAAGAAATTCCCATGCCCGTACCCAGTCAAACCCCTCGCCGTCAACGTCGTCGCCAGCAATTTGAAGATCGATCAGGCGAAGAATAA
- the rplV gene encoding 50S ribosomal protein L22 — MAVDTTAEVKAIARYIRMSPHKVRRVLDQIRGRSYREALIILEFMPYRACDPILKVLRSAAANAEHNEGLDRATLVVSQAYADGGPSLRRYRPRAQGRAYQIRKPTCHITVAVAPEITEE, encoded by the coding sequence ATGGCAGTTGATACGACAGCAGAAGTTAAAGCGATCGCTCGTTACATCCGTATGTCCCCCCATAAGGTACGACGAGTCTTAGATCAAATTCGTGGGCGTTCTTACCGCGAGGCACTGATTATTCTGGAATTTATGCCCTATCGGGCTTGCGATCCCATCTTAAAAGTTCTGCGCTCAGCCGCCGCTAACGCCGAACATAACGAAGGACTCGATCGCGCCACCTTAGTCGTCAGTCAAGCCTACGCCGATGGGGGACCGAGCCTCAGACGCTATCGACCGAGAGCCCAAGGACGTGCCTATCAAATTCGCAAACCCACCTGTCACATTACCGTTGCCGTCGCACCGGAAATAACAGAGGAATAA
- the rpsS gene encoding 30S ribosomal protein S19, with protein MGRSLKKGPFVSDSLLTKIEKLNEKGDKQVIKTWSRASTILPQMVGHTIAVHNGKQHVPVYVSEQMVGHKLGEFAPTRTFRGHAKSDKKSRR; from the coding sequence ATGGGTCGCTCATTAAAAAAAGGACCGTTTGTGTCAGACAGTCTCCTTACGAAAATTGAAAAACTCAATGAAAAAGGAGATAAACAGGTGATTAAAACCTGGTCAAGAGCTTCGACGATTCTCCCTCAAATGGTCGGACATACTATCGCCGTCCACAACGGAAAACAGCACGTTCCTGTCTATGTTTCAGAACAAATGGTTGGACATAAATTAGGAGAATTTGCTCCCACCCGAACCTTTAGGGGACACGCTAAAAGCGATAAAAAATCCCGAAGATAA
- the rplB gene encoding 50S ribosomal protein L2, whose protein sequence is MGIRSYRPYTPGTREASVSDFAEITKTEPEKSLTTYKHSRQGRNNRGVITSRHRGGGHKRLYRIVDFRRDKHNIPAKVAAIEYDPNRNARIALLFYKDGEKRYILAPAGITVGTMVVSGENAPFEVGNALPLARIPLGTDVHNIELTPGKGGQMVRAAGGSAQVVAKEGDYVTLRLPSKEVRMVRKECYATIGRVGNVEDRNIKLGKAGRTRHLGQRPHVRGSVMNPVDHPHGGGEGRAPIGRSGPVTPWGKPALGAKTRNKKKQSSKLIVRRRTR, encoded by the coding sequence ATGGGTATTCGTTCCTATCGGCCCTATACTCCCGGAACCAGAGAAGCTTCTGTCTCTGACTTCGCGGAAATCACCAAAACTGAGCCGGAAAAATCACTAACTACATACAAGCATAGTCGCCAAGGACGCAACAACCGTGGGGTGATCACGAGTCGTCATCGCGGTGGCGGACATAAACGTCTCTATCGGATCGTAGACTTTCGTCGAGATAAACATAATATTCCCGCCAAAGTAGCTGCTATTGAGTACGATCCTAACCGCAATGCCCGTATTGCCCTCCTATTTTACAAAGATGGAGAAAAACGGTATATTCTTGCTCCCGCCGGAATTACCGTAGGGACGATGGTTGTTTCAGGGGAAAACGCCCCCTTTGAAGTGGGTAACGCCCTACCCTTAGCCCGTATTCCCCTAGGAACCGACGTTCATAACATTGAACTCACCCCCGGAAAAGGTGGACAAATGGTACGAGCGGCCGGTGGTTCAGCCCAAGTCGTAGCAAAAGAAGGAGATTACGTCACCCTACGCTTACCCTCCAAAGAAGTGCGGATGGTGAGAAAAGAATGCTACGCCACCATTGGCCGAGTCGGTAACGTCGAAGACAGAAACATCAAATTAGGCAAAGCGGGTCGAACTCGCCACCTAGGACAACGCCCTCATGTTCGAGGAAGCGTGATGAACCCCGTTGATCACCCCCATGGTGGTGGAGAAGGACGGGCTCCCATCGGTCGTAGCGGTCCGGTCACTCCTTGGGGTAAACCCGCTTTAGGGGCAAAAACCCGCAATAAGAAGAAACAGAGTTCCAAACTAATAGTACGAAGACGTACTAGATAG
- a CDS encoding 50S ribosomal protein L23 has protein sequence MIPKNPRQLADLVLKPIITEKATRLLENNKYVFEVVPQATKPDIKAAIESLFDVSVIKVNTVRPPRKKKRVGRFIGYKPLYKRAIVTLQDGDTITLFPEV, from the coding sequence GTGATTCCTAAAAACCCGCGTCAATTGGCTGATTTAGTCCTCAAGCCGATTATTACCGAAAAAGCAACCCGACTACTAGAAAACAACAAATACGTCTTTGAAGTCGTCCCCCAAGCGACCAAGCCAGACATTAAGGCAGCGATCGAAAGCCTCTTTGATGTTAGCGTCATCAAAGTCAATACCGTCCGTCCCCCTCGCAAAAAAAAGCGAGTTGGCAGATTTATTGGCTATAAACCCCTCTATAAACGGGCGATCGTCACCTTACAAGACGGAGATACCATTACCCTCTTCCCAGAGGTTTAA
- the rplD gene encoding 50S ribosomal protein L4, giving the protein MVNCIIKNWQGEEVGQATLELKVAKEENAAHIVHRALVRQQTNARQGTASTKTRAEVRGGGRKPWRQKGTGRARAGSIRSPLWRGGGVTFGPKPKDFNVKMNRKERRLALRTALDSRIEDLIVVENFAEQLTQPKTKELVSALTRWGIDGNQKVVLIVSEITDNIQLSARNVPYIKLLKADGLNVYDLLVADKIVATAEALSKVQEVYSDS; this is encoded by the coding sequence ATGGTTAACTGCATCATTAAAAATTGGCAAGGGGAAGAAGTCGGCCAGGCAACCTTGGAACTCAAAGTGGCAAAAGAAGAAAACGCTGCCCATATCGTCCATCGTGCTTTAGTTCGACAACAGACAAACGCCCGTCAAGGGACTGCCTCAACCAAAACCCGCGCCGAAGTTAGAGGGGGAGGCCGCAAACCCTGGCGACAAAAAGGAACCGGCCGCGCAAGAGCCGGATCAATTCGTTCTCCCCTCTGGCGAGGAGGTGGCGTTACTTTTGGACCCAAGCCCAAAGATTTTAACGTCAAAATGAACCGAAAAGAACGGCGTTTAGCTCTAAGAACCGCTTTAGATAGCCGGATAGAAGATCTAATTGTCGTCGAAAATTTCGCCGAACAATTGACCCAACCTAAAACCAAAGAATTAGTCTCCGCCTTAACGCGGTGGGGAATTGACGGGAATCAGAAAGTGGTCTTAATTGTCAGCGAGATAACAGACAATATTCAGTTATCCGCCCGCAATGTTCCCTATATTAAGCTACTCAAAGCCGATGGTCTCAATGTTTATGACCTACTGGTGGCCGACAAAATTGTGGCAACTGCTGAGGCCTTAAGCAAAGTACAGGAGGTTTACAGTGATTCCTAA
- the rplC gene encoding 50S ribosomal protein L3 produces MAVGILGTKLGMTQIFDQETGMAIPVTVVQAGPCTVTQVKTPDTDGYTAIQVGYHEVKEKALTKAEIGHLKKIDAPPLRHLKEYRLDDSSQYQLGDAIKADIFNPGDLVDVSGKSMGRGFAGYQKRHNFKRGNMTHGSKNHRLPGSTGAGTTPGRVYPGKRMAGQYGATQVTIRHLTVVRVDSDRNLILVKGAIPGKPGTLLNITPAKTVGK; encoded by the coding sequence GTGGCTGTTGGTATCCTCGGAACTAAACTCGGCATGACCCAAATCTTTGACCAAGAAACCGGAATGGCTATTCCTGTTACTGTGGTTCAAGCCGGTCCATGTACCGTCACCCAAGTCAAAACCCCTGATACAGATGGTTACACTGCCATCCAAGTTGGCTATCACGAAGTCAAAGAAAAAGCCTTAACAAAAGCCGAAATCGGGCATTTGAAAAAAATTGACGCGCCTCCCTTGCGTCACCTTAAAGAATATCGATTAGATGATTCTAGCCAATATCAATTGGGAGATGCCATCAAAGCCGACATTTTTAACCCAGGCGACTTAGTCGATGTGTCTGGTAAATCCATGGGACGAGGCTTTGCCGGGTATCAGAAACGCCATAACTTCAAACGGGGTAATATGACCCACGGGTCGAAAAACCACCGTCTGCCAGGGTCAACCGGAGCCGGAACCACCCCAGGACGGGTTTATCCAGGGAAACGCATGGCAGGTCAATACGGGGCAACCCAAGTCACCATCCGTCACCTAACCGTGGTCAGAGTCGATAGCGATCGCAACCTTATCTTAGTAAAAGGAGCCATCCCTGGCAAACCCGGAACCCTCCTGAATATTACTCCGGCCAAAACTGTCGGTAAATAA
- a CDS encoding heme o synthase: MIGTNVAPRHENWLQVVKSYYQLTKPRIIPLLLITTAAAMWIASEGRVDLFTLFITLIGGTLAAAAAQVMNCIYDRDIDYEMLRTRARPIPSGRVQSRHAFIFAVILAILSFSLFALFVNLLSGLLAMSGIVFYMLVYTHLLKRNSPQNIVIGGAAGSIPPLVGWAAVTGDLGWAPWILFAIIFLWTPPHFWALALMIKDDYAQVNVPMMPVVEGEESTVRQIWWYTLLMIPCTFLLVYPLGVSGAVYGGIAIILGAMFIQKAWQLKQAPFDQVLARSLFKFSIFYLMLLCTAMVIDSLPLTHQVMVALGDNLNLLLSLIPLN; encoded by the coding sequence ATGATTGGGACTAATGTTGCCCCCCGCCATGAAAATTGGCTGCAAGTGGTTAAAAGTTATTATCAGCTAACTAAACCTCGGATTATTCCTTTATTGCTGATTACAACGGCTGCAGCGATGTGGATCGCCTCAGAAGGCCGAGTAGACCTGTTTACGCTGTTTATCACCCTGATCGGGGGAACCCTAGCGGCCGCGGCCGCCCAAGTGATGAACTGTATTTATGACCGCGATATTGATTATGAAATGTTACGGACACGGGCGCGTCCTATTCCTTCTGGACGGGTACAGTCGCGTCATGCCTTTATTTTCGCCGTCATCCTCGCCATCTTATCCTTTTCCCTATTTGCTCTGTTTGTTAACCTCCTCAGTGGCTTATTAGCCATGTCTGGCATTGTTTTCTATATGCTGGTCTATACCCATCTCCTCAAGCGCAATAGCCCCCAAAATATCGTTATTGGTGGGGCGGCTGGTTCTATCCCTCCTCTGGTGGGTTGGGCGGCTGTCACGGGTGACTTAGGTTGGGCTCCGTGGATTTTATTTGCCATCATTTTTCTGTGGACTCCTCCTCATTTTTGGGCGTTGGCCTTGATGATCAAGGATGATTATGCTCAAGTGAATGTACCGATGATGCCCGTGGTAGAAGGCGAAGAGTCTACGGTGCGTCAAATTTGGTGGTATACCTTATTGATGATTCCCTGTACTTTTTTGTTGGTGTATCCCCTTGGTGTATCAGGGGCAGTTTATGGCGGAATTGCTATTATTTTGGGCGCGATGTTTATCCAGAAAGCTTGGCAATTAAAACAAGCTCCCTTCGATCAAGTTTTAGCGCGATCGCTGTTTAAATTTTCTATCTTTTACTTGATGCTTCTGTGCACTGCAATGGTGATTGATAGTCTTCCCCTAACCCATCAAGTTATGGTGGCTCTCGGCGATAATTTGAATCTATTGCTCAGTTTAATTCCCTTGAATTAA
- a CDS encoding COX15/CtaA family protein, which translates to MTDSVLKSQINLSSEHPSIQKWMRFLVWKIAIATLLLMAVGSATRVMNAGLACPDWPLCYGQLVPTQQMNLQVFLEWFHRLDASLIGFSTIVLVGLSWWFRKELPKWLPWASVGALGLIVFQGVLGGLTVTQLLRFDIVTAHLGAALLFFGSLVVIAVCLTPYQATATAGKLRWSGLAAAILVYLQCLLGGLVGSRWALHQCFGGSQLCDVMNSHILGVFPATIATLTVVGMAWRTPALHPLLRKLSWGVGGIVILQVLLGVATFRLHLQVEPLTVAHHTVGAALFGTLVALTTLALRDRLSKAEEPVAVNSR; encoded by the coding sequence ATGACAGATTCAGTTCTTAAGTCTCAAATTAACCTATCGAGTGAACACCCGTCAATCCAAAAATGGATGCGGTTTCTGGTCTGGAAAATTGCCATTGCCACTCTACTGCTAATGGCCGTAGGAAGTGCTACCCGTGTCATGAATGCAGGTCTAGCTTGTCCTGATTGGCCGCTGTGCTATGGTCAATTAGTACCGACTCAACAGATGAACCTGCAAGTCTTCCTCGAATGGTTCCATCGTCTCGATGCTTCCCTGATTGGATTCAGTACAATAGTTTTGGTAGGACTATCCTGGTGGTTTCGCAAAGAATTGCCAAAATGGCTACCGTGGGCTTCAGTGGGGGCATTAGGCTTAATTGTCTTCCAAGGAGTCCTAGGAGGGCTGACCGTGACCCAACTGTTACGGTTTGATATCGTTACCGCCCATTTAGGGGCTGCTTTGCTCTTTTTTGGGAGTTTAGTAGTCATTGCCGTTTGTTTGACTCCCTATCAAGCCACTGCCACCGCCGGAAAACTCCGTTGGTCTGGGTTAGCGGCTGCCATTTTAGTGTACTTACAATGTCTTCTAGGGGGCTTAGTGGGATCTCGCTGGGCTCTGCATCAATGTTTTGGCGGGTCCCAACTGTGCGATGTGATGAATAGCCACATTCTCGGAGTTTTTCCCGCGACGATCGCCACCTTAACCGTAGTTGGCATGGCCTGGCGGACTCCAGCGTTGCATCCCCTCCTGCGTAAGCTGTCTTGGGGGGTGGGAGGCATTGTTATCTTACAAGTTTTGTTAGGGGTTGCGACCTTCCGCTTGCACCTGCAAGTTGAACCCTTAACCGTGGCCCATCATACCGTTGGTGCGGCCTTGTTTGGCACGTTAGTCGCCCTGACAACGTTAGCCTTACGCGATCGCTTATCCAAGGCTGAAGAACCCGTAGCCGTCAACAGTCGTTGA
- the menB gene encoding 1,4-dihydroxy-2-naphthoyl-CoA synthase: protein MEVVWQVAKTYEDILYHKYEGIAKITINRPHKRNAFRPKTVFELYDAFCDAREDGKIGVILLTGAGPHTDGKYAFCSGGDQSVRGEGGYIDDGGIPRLNVLDLQRLIRSLPKVVIALVAGYAIGGGHVLHLICDLTIAADNAIFGQTGPKVGSFDGGFGASYLARIVGQKKAREIWFLCRQYTAQQALEMGLVNCVIEVDKLEAEGIIWAQEILAKSPIAIRCLKAAFNADCDGQAGLQELAGNATLLYYMTEEGAEGKKAFLEKRPPNFHQYPWLP from the coding sequence ATGGAAGTTGTCTGGCAAGTTGCTAAAACCTATGAGGATATTCTCTATCATAAATACGAGGGTATCGCTAAAATTACCATTAATCGTCCCCATAAACGCAATGCTTTTCGTCCTAAAACGGTTTTTGAACTTTATGATGCGTTTTGTGATGCTAGAGAAGATGGTAAAATTGGAGTTATTCTATTAACAGGTGCAGGACCTCATACTGATGGAAAATATGCCTTTTGTTCAGGAGGCGATCAAAGTGTTAGAGGCGAAGGAGGATATATTGATGATGGCGGAATACCTCGTTTAAATGTTTTGGATTTACAGCGATTGATCCGTTCTTTGCCCAAGGTTGTTATTGCCTTGGTCGCGGGTTATGCCATTGGAGGAGGCCATGTTTTACATTTAATTTGTGACCTAACGATCGCGGCAGATAATGCTATTTTTGGACAAACAGGTCCCAAAGTTGGTAGCTTTGACGGGGGGTTTGGGGCAAGCTATTTAGCGCGTATTGTAGGGCAGAAAAAAGCAAGAGAAATTTGGTTTTTGTGTCGTCAATATACCGCCCAACAAGCGTTAGAAATGGGCTTGGTTAACTGTGTTATAGAGGTGGATAAGTTGGAAGCAGAAGGGATTATTTGGGCACAAGAAATCTTAGCGAAAAGTCCCATTGCTATCCGTTGTTTAAAGGCTGCCTTTAATGCGGACTGTGATGGACAAGCGGGCTTACAGGAATTAGCTGGAAATGCGACGTTACTTTATTATATGACCGAAGAAGGGGCGGAGGGTAAAAAAGCGTTTTTAGAGAAACGTCCTCCTAATTTTCATCAATATCCCTGGTTGCCTTGA
- a CDS encoding polyribonucleotide nucleotidyltransferase, with translation MQEFDKSISFDGRDIRLKLGLLAPQAGGSVLIQSGDTAVLVTATRATGREGIDFLPLTVDYEERLYAAGRIPGGFLRREGRPPEKAILISRLIDRPLRPLFPQWLRDDIQIIATTLSMDEEVPPDVLAVTGASIAVIAARIPFFGPMAAVRVGLIGDDFIINPTYREIEIGDLDLVVAGSPDGVVMVEAGANQLPEQDIIEAIDFGYEAVRDLIQAQRDVMEALDIPLVIGEPPAVNEVLQSFISDRASESIKKVLMQYNLDKNARDEQLDEIKETAITNAIAELPEEDPVKVAATEEPKAVSNLYKDLTKKLMRSQIITDGVRVDGRKLDEVRPISSRVCLLPRRVHGSALFARGLTQVLSLATLGTPGDAQDLADDLHPEDEKRYLHHYNFPPFSVGETKPLRSPGRREIGHGALAERAITPILPPQEEFPYVIRVVSEVLSSNGSTSMGSVCGSTLALMDAGVPITKPVSGAAMGLIKEGDEVRILTDIQGIEDFLGDMDFKVAGTDSGITALQMDMKITGLSMEIVAKAIEQALPARLHILDKMMETLSTPRKNLSPYAPRLLTMKIDPEQIGLVIGPGGKTIKGITEQTGSKIDIADDGTVTIAALEAEKAEKAKQIIYNMTRKLNEGEVYMGRVTRIIQIGAFVEVLPGKEGMIHISQLAEGRVGKVEDEVAVGDEVIVKVREIDAKGRLNLTRLGIHPDEAAAARKAVAPV, from the coding sequence ATGCAAGAGTTTGATAAGTCAATATCCTTTGACGGAAGAGATATTCGACTCAAGTTAGGACTGCTTGCTCCCCAAGCAGGGGGGTCTGTCTTAATACAGTCGGGAGATACGGCGGTTTTAGTCACAGCAACACGGGCAACAGGAAGAGAAGGAATCGATTTTCTGCCCCTCACGGTCGATTATGAAGAAAGATTGTATGCGGCGGGGCGTATTCCAGGGGGTTTTTTGCGACGGGAAGGTCGTCCCCCCGAAAAAGCTATATTAATTAGTCGTTTGATTGATCGTCCCTTACGTCCTTTGTTTCCCCAATGGTTACGGGATGATATCCAAATCATTGCCACAACCTTATCCATGGATGAAGAAGTCCCCCCCGATGTATTAGCGGTAACAGGGGCTTCTATTGCCGTTATTGCTGCAAGAATTCCCTTTTTTGGACCGATGGCTGCTGTTAGAGTGGGCTTAATTGGGGATGACTTCATTATTAACCCCACCTACCGAGAAATCGAAATCGGAGACTTAGATTTAGTCGTTGCGGGGAGTCCCGATGGAGTGGTGATGGTTGAAGCAGGAGCTAATCAACTACCAGAACAAGATATCATCGAAGCGATCGACTTTGGCTATGAAGCCGTTCGAGACTTGATTCAAGCGCAACGGGATGTTATGGAAGCGTTGGATATCCCATTAGTGATAGGAGAACCTCCGGCCGTTAATGAAGTTCTTCAATCGTTTATTAGCGATCGCGCCTCTGAATCCATCAAAAAAGTGCTCATGCAGTACAATTTAGACAAAAACGCACGAGATGAACAGCTTGATGAGATCAAAGAAACCGCCATTACCAATGCGATCGCCGAACTCCCCGAAGAAGACCCCGTTAAGGTAGCAGCGACAGAAGAGCCAAAAGCCGTTAGCAACCTTTACAAAGACTTAACCAAAAAATTGATGCGCTCTCAAATCATCACTGACGGAGTTCGAGTTGATGGTCGGAAATTAGACGAAGTACGTCCTATCTCCAGTCGAGTTTGTCTATTACCGAGACGGGTTCATGGTAGTGCCCTGTTTGCACGGGGTCTAACTCAAGTCCTCTCCTTAGCGACCCTAGGAACGCCAGGAGATGCTCAGGACTTAGCCGATGATCTTCACCCCGAAGACGAAAAACGCTATTTGCATCACTATAATTTCCCTCCCTTCTCCGTAGGTGAAACCAAACCCCTACGCTCCCCTGGACGGCGGGAAATCGGTCACGGAGCCCTGGCAGAACGGGCTATTACCCCGATTCTTCCTCCTCAAGAGGAGTTTCCCTACGTTATCCGCGTCGTCTCAGAAGTGCTGTCTTCTAATGGTTCAACCTCCATGGGATCGGTGTGCGGTTCAACCCTCGCGTTGATGGATGCAGGGGTTCCCATTACCAAACCCGTCAGTGGGGCAGCCATGGGATTGATCAAAGAAGGGGATGAGGTCCGTATTCTAACCGATATTCAAGGCATTGAAGACTTTTTAGGGGATATGGACTTTAAGGTGGCCGGAACCGATAGTGGGATTACTGCTCTCCAGATGGATATGAAAATCACGGGATTATCCATGGAAATCGTCGCTAAAGCTATTGAACAGGCTCTTCCGGCTCGTTTGCATATCCTGGATAAAATGATGGAAACCTTGAGTACTCCTCGGAAGAATCTTTCTCCCTATGCACCGCGCCTGTTGACCATGAAGATCGATCCCGAACAAATTGGCTTGGTCATTGGTCCGGGAGGTAAAACCATTAAGGGGATTACGGAACAAACAGGGTCGAAGATCGATATTGCTGACGATGGAACTGTTACCATTGCCGCGCTAGAAGCGGAAAAAGCCGAGAAAGCCAAGCAAATTATCTACAATATGACCCGTAAACTCAATGAAGGGGAAGTCTATATGGGTCGCGTGACCCGTATTATTCAGATTGGGGCCTTTGTTGAGGTTCTCCCCGGCAAAGAAGGCATGATCCATATTTCCCAGTTAGCAGAAGGGCGTGTGGGTAAGGTTGAGGATGAAGTCGCGGTGGGAGATGAAGTTATCGTCAAAGTCCGCGAAATTGATGCCAAAGGCCGCTTGAATTTGACCCGTTTGGGTATCCATCCTGATGAAGCCGCCGCAGCGCGTAAAGCGGTTGCTCCCGTTTAA
- a CDS encoding DUF2808 domain-containing protein, with protein MNKILGTIIIFALGISPTLAVELGNGLTLFNKSPRLVDMVTTFNGIRVTGAKYYITIALGKNVGEPLEKLTIQQSEGVEIIKFDLEQTMAFEGEPINRGQSLTISRTKQNLDNNEISIILDPPLPPGTTFTIALKPKQNPQEPGIYHFTINAYPQGENPQGLYLGFGRLQFYHQGDRFP; from the coding sequence TTGAACAAGATCTTAGGCACTATTATTATTTTTGCTCTGGGTATTTCTCCAACCTTGGCCGTTGAATTGGGGAATGGATTAACGCTTTTTAATAAATCCCCGCGTCTGGTTGATATGGTGACGACCTTCAATGGGATTAGAGTAACAGGAGCAAAATATTATATAACCATTGCGTTAGGTAAAAATGTTGGCGAACCCCTAGAGAAATTGACGATTCAACAGAGTGAAGGTGTAGAAATTATTAAGTTTGATCTAGAGCAAACTATGGCGTTTGAAGGAGAACCGATTAACCGAGGTCAGTCTTTAACCATTAGTCGAACCAAACAGAATTTAGATAACAACGAGATTAGTATTATTTTAGACCCTCCGTTGCCACCAGGAACCACCTTTACCATCGCCCTTAAACCAAAACAAAATCCTCAAGAACCAGGGATTTATCACTTTACTATTAATGCCTATCCCCAAGGGGAAAACCCCCAAGGGTTGTATCTGGGGTTCGGAAGATTACAGTTTTATCACCAGGGCGATCGCTTTCCTTGA
- a CDS encoding endonuclease/exonuclease/phosphatase family protein — MRGKSIIAACTAIAQTLKILLYGLLILTGILSVGILFWRSYPLELLCNFRVYYLLLAIGIAIALMIYSLKGWRVRLGLYLALALVAFNSMWILPWYLPHTQQGWGYSMRVMTFNININNQEWDAIADAVRRVKPDVATIMESSVEAKEALRSRLANQLPFVYRASGGGLTILSRFPLVLPQSKTFKNGTVLMTFLRVNHHLVHLIAAHPIVPIKPSLFQRRNGFLAELTGYVQQQLAQDPIATELKKSLIFLGDFNLTPWSPYYGRLIRATGLHNTRLGFGIEPSWIEAATHVHYPGWMTAIMKIPIDHILVSSDMKVADCKTAQAANSDHRILWSDLVF, encoded by the coding sequence ATGAGGGGAAAATCGATCATTGCTGCGTGTACCGCGATCGCTCAAACGCTGAAAATCTTGCTGTATGGGTTGCTGATTTTGACTGGGATTCTCTCTGTTGGCATTCTGTTTTGGCGAAGCTATCCCCTGGAGTTGTTATGTAATTTTCGAGTTTACTATCTTTTGCTGGCGATTGGAATTGCGATCGCGTTGATGATCTATTCCCTCAAGGGTTGGCGTGTTCGGCTAGGACTCTATCTTGCCCTCGCTTTGGTTGCATTTAATAGTATGTGGATTTTGCCTTGGTATTTGCCTCATACGCAGCAAGGTTGGGGTTACTCAATGCGGGTAATGACATTTAATATTAATATTAATAATCAGGAGTGGGATGCGATCGCGGATGCGGTGCGTAGAGTGAAACCGGATGTGGCGACGATCATGGAGAGTAGTGTTGAGGCAAAGGAAGCGTTGCGATCACGATTGGCAAATCAATTGCCGTTTGTCTATCGAGCATCGGGGGGTGGATTAACAATCTTGAGCCGATTTCCACTCGTTTTGCCCCAAAGTAAAACCTTTAAGAATGGAACTGTGCTGATGACTTTTTTGCGAGTTAATCATCACTTAGTACATTTGATTGCGGCTCACCCGATTGTCCCGATTAAGCCAAGCTTGTTTCAACGTCGGAATGGGTTTCTGGCAGAACTAACTGGATATGTGCAGCAGCAATTAGCTCAAGACCCGATTGCCACAGAACTGAAAAAGTCGTTGATTTTTTTGGGGGATTTTAACCTTACGCCTTGGTCCCCTTACTATGGTCGATTGATTCGCGCAACAGGGTTGCACAATACGCGATTGGGATTTGGAATTGAACCGTCTTGGATTGAAGCGGCAACCCATGTCCACTATCCAGGTTGGATGACTGCGATCATGAAGATTCCGATCGACCATATCTTGGTCAGTTCAGATATGAAAGTGGCAGACTGCAAAACGGCTCAAGCGGCTAATTCAGATCACCGCATATTGTGGAGTGACCTTGTGTTTTGA